From Arachis stenosperma cultivar V10309 chromosome 2, arast.V10309.gnm1.PFL2, whole genome shotgun sequence, one genomic window encodes:
- the LOC130963190 gene encoding uncharacterized protein LOC130963190, with protein sequence MDFYDRTTDPKHHLSNFKSQMYLADASDVTRCKAFPTTLTKAAMKWFDSPPPRSVTSFDDLSQKFFMRFSIHKDKVKHTLSLLGVKLEVGEPLKGLHGKIQQGVLGDPRPAHRGSNYGPSKWTQRRSLFHSISKRHPTSLSDVQERVKKYINMEENVRLREPNWRPGHSNSSKEKEREPKKKEEVGLERPRRYHSYTPLRVSLVDVYRKICHTKRLPPPRPIKNKKRGNRGDYCEYHKIYGHPMNDCYDLKNVIEKQAREGQLDRYLMKRSNHHEKKK encoded by the coding sequence ATGGACTTCTACGATAGAACCACTGATCCAAAGCATCACTTAAGCAATTTCAAAAGTCAGATGTACTTGGCCGACGCTTCTGATGTTACTCGTTGCAAGGCTTTCCCTACCACCTTgacgaaagcagcgatgaagtggttcgacagtcCTCCCCCAAGGTCGGTCACTAGCTTCGACGACCTCTCGCAAAAGTTCTTTATGCGATTCTCCATCCATAAGGACAAAGTAAAGCACACACTAAGCCTCCTGGGTGTAAAGCTGGAGGTCGGAGAACCCCTTAAGggactacatggaaagattcaacaaggcGTGCttggagatccaagacctgcccacagaggcagtaatTATGGGCCTAGTAAATGGactcagagaaggtccctttTCCATTCCATATCGAAAAGACACCCGACTTCCTTGagtgatgtacaggaaagagtcaagaagtacatcaacatggaggaaaacgtCAGACTGCGAGAGCCGAACTGGCGACCTGGGCACTCTAACTCAtcgaaagaaaaagaaagagagccCAAGAAAAAAGAGGAAGTCGGCCTTGAAAGGCCTAGGAGATATCACTCCTACACTCCTCTAAGAGTTTCCCTGGTTGACGTATACAGGAAAATCTGCCATACTAAAAGGCTACCACCCCCTAGGcctatcaaaaacaaaaaaaggggGAATCGTGGCGactactgtgagtaccataagATATATGGTCACCCAATGAATGAttgttacgaccttaaaaatgtgatagaaaagcagGCCAGAGAAGGTcagcttgatagatatctcatgaaAAGGTCGAACcatcatgaaaaaaaaaagtga